A genomic region of Papaver somniferum cultivar HN1 chromosome 7, ASM357369v1, whole genome shotgun sequence contains the following coding sequences:
- the LOC113296818 gene encoding zinc finger HIT domain-containing protein 3-like isoform X1, giving the protein MAGGTRNCEVCKDAISKYKCPSCFAPYCSLTCYKKHKETPCSKQVTSNAETPSSNQVTPDQKPYPTLLSKRSLEVEEPDLVLPETKLQSIVLCNEIRDALKDEKLRQLIYNIDSATNSENELENAMKMEDFHLLSEKILSVIER; this is encoded by the exons ATGGCCGGTGGTACTCGAAATTGTGAAGTCTGCAAAGATGCAATATCCAAATACAAGTGCCCCTCATGTTTTGCTCCGTA TTGCTCTTTAACCTGTTACAAGAAACACAAAG AAACTCCATGTTCAAAACAAGTAACTTCCAATGCAGAAACTCCATCTTCAAATCAAGTAACTCCCGATCAAAAACCAT ATCCGACATTGCTTTCGAAAAGATCTTTAGAAGTAGAGGAGCCAGATTTGGTACTCCCCGAAACAAAGCTGCAGTCCATAG TTTTGTGTAATGAAATTCGAGATGCATTGAAAGATGAAAAACTTCGTCAGCTCATATACAATATTGATTCCGCCACAAATTCAGAGAAT GAACTTGAAAATGCCATGAAAATGGAGGACTTTCACTTACTAAGTGAGAAG
- the LOC113296818 gene encoding uncharacterized protein LOC113296818 isoform X2, producing the protein MQYPNTSAPHVLLRKTPCSKQVTSNAETPSSNQVTPDQKPYPTLLSKRSLEVEEPDLVLPETKLQSIVLCNEIRDALKDEKLRQLIYNIDSATNSENELENAMKMEDFHLLSEKILSVIER; encoded by the exons ATGCAATATCCAAATACAAGTGCCCCTCATGTTTTGCTCCGTA AAACTCCATGTTCAAAACAAGTAACTTCCAATGCAGAAACTCCATCTTCAAATCAAGTAACTCCCGATCAAAAACCAT ATCCGACATTGCTTTCGAAAAGATCTTTAGAAGTAGAGGAGCCAGATTTGGTACTCCCCGAAACAAAGCTGCAGTCCATAG TTTTGTGTAATGAAATTCGAGATGCATTGAAAGATGAAAAACTTCGTCAGCTCATATACAATATTGATTCCGCCACAAATTCAGAGAAT GAACTTGAAAATGCCATGAAAATGGAGGACTTTCACTTACTAAGTGAGAAG
- the LOC113296819 gene encoding protein disulfide isomerase pTAC5, chloroplastic-like isoform X2: MPSFLLPFQLSPPPPPPQTTTTTTTTTSSLFCGFQNYPTKLYQSNKNSFQIRKSKKNFHHYNHITFSCSSSSSSSDWEREEERWLREEQRWQREEKRWVREESRWNLERQSYLEEIASLKFRIQNLERLKNSTDIITSSSSSSGPSPIQFHSEIQQEDYNEEIELKPKEVRVVEKSIKKKRSTIRKGAEGEDVREMQDALQKLGFYSGEEDVEFSSFGSDTERAIKSWQASIDAREDGVMTAELLEKLFSEVEMGDTGSGIPTENKEVAATMPHVGNATVTDPPAFLRNSAKESSSDEYGPSRRNRVFLLGENRWEDSSRLIGRKDGADKMAVGTMRCITCRGEGRLLCEECDGTGEPNIEEQFLEWVDEGANCPYCEGLGYNICDVCEGKTIVISSG, encoded by the exons ATGCCTTcctttcttcttccctttcaacTAAGCCCACCTCCTCCTCCACCtcaaacaaccaccaccaccaccaccaccacttccagTCTTTTTTGCGGATTTCAAAATTATCCAACAAAACTCTACCAGAGTAATAAAAATTCATTTCAAATACGCAAATCCAAGAAAAATTTTCATCACTACAATCACATTACATTCTCATGTTCATCTTCTAGTTCATCTTCTGAttgggaaagagaagaagagagatgGTTGAGAGAAGAACAACGATGGCAACGAGAAGAGAAAAGATGGGTTCGTGAAGAATCAAGATGGAATTTAGAACGTCAATCTTATCTTGAAGAAATAGCTTCTTTGAAATTCAGAATTCAAAACTTAGAAAGACTGAAAAATTCAACAGATATCATTActtcctcctcttcatcttcTG GTCCTAGTCCAATTCAGTTTCATTCTGAGATCCAACAAGAAGATTATAATGAGGAGATTGAGTTGAAGCCAAAAGAAGTTAGGGTTGTTGAGAAGAGCATAAAGAAGAAGAGGTCTACAATAAGAAAAGGTGCAGAAGGCGAAGACGTTCGTGAGATGCAG GATGCATTGCAAAAATTAGGCTTTTATTCCGGTGAAGAAGATGTAGAGTTTTCTAGCTTCGGAAGTGATACTGAGCGTGCTATAAAGTCTTGGCAA GCGTCAATAGATGCTCGTGAAGATGGAGTTATGACTGCTGAACTGTTGGAAAAATTATTTTCGGAGGTGGAAATGGGGGATACTGGTTCAGGAATACCTACGGAGAACAAAGAAGTCGCTGCTACTATGCCTCATGTG GGAAATGCAACAGTGACAGACCCCCCTGCATTTTTGCGGAACTCTGCAAAGGAAAGTAGTTCTGATGAATATGGACCATCTCGTCGTAATCGAGTCTTTCTTCTTGGAGAGAATCGGTGGGAAGACTCGTCTCGGCTTATTGGTCGTAAGGATGGTGCCGACAAGATGGCAGTGGGTACTATGAGGTGTATTACTTGTCGTGGGGAAGGTCGCCTTTTATGCGAAG AATGTGATGGGACAGGTGAACCCAACATTGAAGAACAG TTTCTGGAATGGGTAGATGAAGGAGCAAATTGTCCATATTGCGAAGGCCTTGGGTACAACATATGTGACGTTTGTGAAGGTAAAACCATAGTCATTTCGTCAGGTTAA
- the LOC113296819 gene encoding protein disulfide isomerase pTAC5, chloroplastic-like isoform X1 yields MPSFLLPFQLSPPPPPPQTTTTTTTTTSSLFCGFQNYPTKLYQSNKNSFQIRKSKKNFHHYNHITFSCSSSSSSSDWEREEERWLREEQRWQREEKRWVREESRWNLERQSYLEEIASLKFRIQNLERLKNSTDIITSSSSSSGNNKTLTDISPSAAAALLPGEINQITEIGSGPSPIQFHSEIQQEDYNEEIELKPKEVRVVEKSIKKKRSTIRKGAEGEDVREMQDALQKLGFYSGEEDVEFSSFGSDTERAIKSWQASIDAREDGVMTAELLEKLFSEVEMGDTGSGIPTENKEVAATMPHVGNATVTDPPAFLRNSAKESSSDEYGPSRRNRVFLLGENRWEDSSRLIGRKDGADKMAVGTMRCITCRGEGRLLCEECDGTGEPNIEEQFLEWVDEGANCPYCEGLGYNICDVCEGKTIVISSG; encoded by the exons ATGCCTTcctttcttcttccctttcaacTAAGCCCACCTCCTCCTCCACCtcaaacaaccaccaccaccaccaccaccacttccagTCTTTTTTGCGGATTTCAAAATTATCCAACAAAACTCTACCAGAGTAATAAAAATTCATTTCAAATACGCAAATCCAAGAAAAATTTTCATCACTACAATCACATTACATTCTCATGTTCATCTTCTAGTTCATCTTCTGAttgggaaagagaagaagagagatgGTTGAGAGAAGAACAACGATGGCAACGAGAAGAGAAAAGATGGGTTCGTGAAGAATCAAGATGGAATTTAGAACGTCAATCTTATCTTGAAGAAATAGCTTCTTTGAAATTCAGAATTCAAAACTTAGAAAGACTGAAAAATTCAACAGATATCATTActtcctcctcttcatcttcTGGTAATAATAAGACTCTCACTGACATTtcaccttctgctgctgctgcactatTGCCTGGAGAAATTAATCAGATTACTGAAATTGGTTCAGGTCCTAGTCCAATTCAGTTTCATTCTGAGATCCAACAAGAAGATTATAATGAGGAGATTGAGTTGAAGCCAAAAGAAGTTAGGGTTGTTGAGAAGAGCATAAAGAAGAAGAGGTCTACAATAAGAAAAGGTGCAGAAGGCGAAGACGTTCGTGAGATGCAG GATGCATTGCAAAAATTAGGCTTTTATTCCGGTGAAGAAGATGTAGAGTTTTCTAGCTTCGGAAGTGATACTGAGCGTGCTATAAAGTCTTGGCAA GCGTCAATAGATGCTCGTGAAGATGGAGTTATGACTGCTGAACTGTTGGAAAAATTATTTTCGGAGGTGGAAATGGGGGATACTGGTTCAGGAATACCTACGGAGAACAAAGAAGTCGCTGCTACTATGCCTCATGTG GGAAATGCAACAGTGACAGACCCCCCTGCATTTTTGCGGAACTCTGCAAAGGAAAGTAGTTCTGATGAATATGGACCATCTCGTCGTAATCGAGTCTTTCTTCTTGGAGAGAATCGGTGGGAAGACTCGTCTCGGCTTATTGGTCGTAAGGATGGTGCCGACAAGATGGCAGTGGGTACTATGAGGTGTATTACTTGTCGTGGGGAAGGTCGCCTTTTATGCGAAG AATGTGATGGGACAGGTGAACCCAACATTGAAGAACAG TTTCTGGAATGGGTAGATGAAGGAGCAAATTGTCCATATTGCGAAGGCCTTGGGTACAACATATGTGACGTTTGTGAAGGTAAAACCATAGTCATTTCGTCAGGTTAA
- the LOC113296820 gene encoding uncharacterized protein LOC113296820, giving the protein MDAASQLGYCGIEPLKRTVASVRGRGVGSSSGSARITTTIQHSKRRSRRRNLVVSVATEQPPSSSSAPPPSRRKPIINDNSRMGNVSQEIKRVRAQMEENEEVAILMRGLRGQNLNDSQFAADDVQLRLVEIEERGDSLPLVYDPDIISAYWGKRPRSVATRIVQLTSVAGGFLSRLLWDVITKKVKENEVARAIEIREIVTSLGPAYIKLGQALSIRPDILSPAAMTELQKLCDKVPSFPDDMAMALIESELGEPWQNIYSELTSSPIAAASLGQVYKGRLKENGDLVAVKVQRPFVLETVTIDLFIIRNLGLALRKFPQVALDVVGLVDEWAARFFEELDYINEGVNGTLFAEMMRKDLPQVVVPKTYTKYTTRKVLTTGWVEGEKLSQSTESDVGELVNVGVICYLKQLLDTGFFHADPHPGNMIRTPDGKLAILDFGLVTKLTDDQKYGMIEAIAHLIHRDYGAIVKDFVKLGFIDEGVNLEPILPVLAKVFDQALEGGGAKNLNFQELAADLAQITFDYPFKIPPYFALIIRAIGVLEGIALVGDPEFAIVDEAYPYIAQRLLTDESPRLRSALRYTIYGKTGVFDAERFIDVMQAFESFITAAKSGGGGELNGSMADLGSLQNQTDYQVPGFSQNVSRPEQPIETRAALGFLLSEKGNFFREFLLDEIVKGIDAVSREQTVQIMAALGVGNSFSIINSMVPSFGPLRRSTFLPTVTEEDRIVLNNVQKVVGFLTAGTSNSRTNGQDINAAQAIQELLPILPGISAQILPEVLSRLSSRMLARLVRDVFL; this is encoded by the exons ATGGATGCAGCATCTCAGCTCGGTTACTGCGGAATCGAACCCCTCAAGCGGACGGTAGCGTCAGTCAGAGGAAGAGGAGTAGGTTCTAGTAGTGGTAGTGCTCGTATCACCACCACCATCCAACATTCgaaaagaagaagtagaagaagaaatctTGTTGTCTCTGTTGCTACTGAGCagccaccttcttcttcttcagcaccaCCACCGTCAAGGAGGAAACCTATAATCAATGACAATTCG AGAATGGGAAATGTATCACAAGAGATTAAAAGAGTGAGAGCTCAGATGGAAGAAAATGAGGAAGTTGCAATTCTAATGAGAGGTCTTAGGGGACAAAATTTAAACGATTCACAGTTTGCTGCTGATGATGTTCAGCTTCGACTCGTCGAG ATTGAGGAAAGAGGTGATTCATTGCCTTTGGTTTATGATCCTGATATCATTAGTGCATATTGGGGAAAGCGACCACGTTCGGTTGCAACGCGTATCGTCCAATTAACATCTGTTGCTGGTGGGTTTCTTTCTCGACTTTTATGGGATGTGATAACAAAGAAGGTCAAAGAG AATGAAGTTGCACGAGCCATTGAAATACGTGAGATTGTGACCTCTCTTGGTCCAGCATATATCAAACTAGGGCAAGCATTGAGTATTCGTCCAGATATTCTGTCACCTGCAGCAATGACTGAGCTGCAGAAACTTTGCGATAAG GTTCCTTCATTTCCAGATGATATGGCTATGGCCCTTATTGAATCAGAGCTCGGTGAGCCTTGGCAGAATATCTATTCAGAGCTTACTTCGTCCCCAATCGCTGCCG CATCTCTTGGTCAGGTCTATAAGGGTCGACTGAAAGAAAATGGGGATCTAGTGGCTGTAAAAGTACAACGACCCTTTGTGCTTGAGACTGTAACCATCGATCTATTCATCATCCGAAACTTGGGATTGGCTCTTCGGAAGTTTCCTCAG GTCGCTCTTGATGTTGTTGGACTAGTAGATGAATGGGCTGCTCGTTTTTTTGAGGAACTTGATTACATTAACGAGGGTGTAAATGGCACACTTTTCGCTGAAATGATGAGAAAAGATCTTCCTCAG GTTGTTGTTCCAAAAACGTACACCAAATATACTACTAGAAAGGTTCTCACAACAGGATGGGTAGAGGGAGAAAAGCTGTCACAAAGTACTGAAAGTGATGTTGGGGAACTGGTCAATGTTGGAGTCATATGCTACCTAAAACAG TTGCTTGATACCGGCTTCTTTCATGCTGATCCACACCCTGGGAATATGATCCGAACTCCTGACGGAAAGCTGGCTATACTTGACTTTG GTCTCGTGACAAAATTAACTGATGATCAAAAGTATGGGATGATTGAAGCAATTGCTCATCTCATTCATAGGGACTATGGAGCTATAGTAAAGGACTTTGTTAAGCTTGGTTTCATTGATGAGGGGGTTAACTTAGAACCAATCTTGCCAGTTCTGGCCAAAGTTTTTGATCAAGCACTTGAAGGCGGAGGTGCCAAAAATCTTAACTTTCAGGAATTGGCTGCGGACTTGGCTCAAATAACATTTGATTATCCATTTAAAATACCCCCTTATTTTGCCCTGATAATCAGAGCAATAGGTGTGCTGGAAGGTATTGCTTTAGTTGGAGATCCTGAATTCGCTATTGTGGATGAAGCCTATCCATATATTGCACAG AGACTTCTAACAGATGAATCCCCACGACTGAGAAGTGCCTTACGGTACACAATATATGGAAAAACTGGAGTATTTGATGCTGAAAGATTTATTGATGTCATGCAAGCCTTTGAAAGTTTCATAACTGCCGCTAAAAGTGGAGGCGGTGGGGAACTGAATGGAAGTATGGCTGATCTTGGTTCTTtgcaaaatcaaacagattaccAAGTTCCTGGATTTTCACAAAACGTATCTCGCCCTGAACAACCAATTGAAACAAGAGCAGCTTTAGGATTTCTGCTATCAGAGAAGGGGAACTTTTTCCGAGAGTTCCTTCTGGATGAG ATAGTGAAGGGAATTGATGCAGTTTCAAGGGAGCAAACAGTACAAATAATGGCAGCTCTGGGAGTTGGAAATTCATTCTCAATTATAAATAGCATGGTTCCTTCCTTTGGTCCTCTCAGGCGGTCAACGTTTTTACCTACTGTTACGGAGGAAGATCGAATTGTACTAAACAATGTCCAGAAAGTAGTTGGATTTTTAACTGCTGGGACTTCAAATTCGAGGACAAATGGCCAG GATATAAATGCCGCTCAGGCCATTCAAGAGCTTCTTCCTATTCTACCTGGCATCTCCGCACAGATACTGCCCGAGGTGTTAAGTCGATTATCTTCCCGTATGTTAGCACGCCTAGTTCGGGACGTTTTTTTGTAA
- the LOC113296822 gene encoding probable leucine-rich repeat receptor-like protein kinase At5g63930: MFSGSVLERFLLVFALFICYSEGLNEEGKYLLKLKSLVVDGHNHLNNWDPSDSTPCQWNGVNCTYDSFVSSLSLRSMNLSGTLSASASDGIVIGGLVHLTELDLSYNKFSGKIPEDIGNCSMLEVLNLNNNQFEGDIPVEVGKLSRLTKINMCNNRLSGSLPGELGDLSSLEELILFTNKITGSLPSSLGNLKNLTIFRAGQNIITGSIPAELSSCQNLKVLGLAQNQLVGKIPSELGKLKNLVELILWDNELSGSIPKELGSCTNLEIVALYANSLVGDIPVELSNLQHLGRLYLYRNQLNGTIPKELGNLSLALEIDFSENFLTGEIPAEFGKIKGLRLLYLFQNQLTGGIPKELCSLKDLAKLDLSINHLTGPIPDGFQYMTELLQLQLFNNSLSGTIPQGLGVYSRLWVADFSENSLTGKIPRHLCRHSNLILLNLGSNRLTGNIPVGLTNCESLVQLHLSENRLTGSFPSNLCQLVNMSTIELDSNKFRGPIPSEIGNCKALLRLHISNNYFTSTLPKEIGNLSKLVTFNISSNRLVGRIPQEMANCRMLQRLDISMNSFVDALPDIFGQLDQLELLKLSENKFSGNIPSSLGSLPRLTELQMGGNEFSGPIPPQLGSLSSLQIAMNLSYNNLSGEIPLEVGNLVLLEYLLLNNNHLTGEIPPTFGNLSSLLGFNVSYNDLTGPLPSIPLFQNMATNCFIGNQGLCGGLLNKVCGDYQSSEPIPPTWGGSGVPLGKIVGIVAAAISGVSLILIAVLLYYMRKRPSEILTPVQDKCSSDSDVQFSPRKGFSFQDLVDATNSFDESFIIGKGACGTVYKAVMQSGQIIAVKKLASNREGSNVENSFRAEILTLGKVRHRNIVKLFGFCYHQGCNLLLYEYMPRGSLGELLHGDSCDLDWQKRFLIALGAAQGLSYLHHDCKPRIVHRDIKSNNILLNDKFEAHVGDFGLAKVIDMPHSKSMSAVAGSYGYIAPEYAYTMKVTEKCDIYSFGVVLLELLTGRMPVQPLDDGGDLVTFVRNYIHIHSLNSSILDTRLGLEDNIIDHMIIVLKIALLCTNSSPFDRPSMREVVLMLIESDREGIIVASQAQDLPQKKDSDTGVS, from the exons ATGTTTTCAGGTTCAGTACTAGAGAGATTTCTACTGGTATTTGCTCTGTTTATCTGTTATTCTGAAGGGCTAAATGAGGAGGGGAAGTATTTGTTGAAACTGAAATCTCTTGTAGTTGATGGGCATAATCATCTCAATAACTGGGACCCAAGTGACTCAACTCCATGTCAATGGAATGGTGTGAATTGCACTTACGATTCCTTCGTTTCGTCTCTCAGTCTACGGTCCATGAATCTCTCTGGTACGCTTTCTGCTTCGGCATCAGATGGTATTGTTATTGGTGGATTAGTTCATCTTACTGAACTTGATCTGTCTTATAATAAGTTTTCTGGGAAGATACCTGAGGACATTGGGAATTGCTCAATGTTGGAGGTTCTTAATCTtaacaataatcaatttgaaGGTGATATCCCTGTTGAAGTGGGTAAGCTGTCACGGTTAACCAAAATAAACATGTGCAACAATAGACTTTCAGGGTCTCTTCCGGGTGAGCTAGGTGATCTGTCTTCTCTTGAAGAGTTGATTCTGTTCACTAACAAAATCACTGGGTCGTTGCCTTCGTCACTCGGAAATCTCAAGAACTTGACAATATTCAGAGCAGGTCAAAACATTATAACTGGAAGCATCCCAGCAGAATTAAGTTCTTGTCAGAATCTGAAAGTGTTGGGTCTCGCACAAAATCAGTTGGTAGGGAAAATTCCTAGTGAACTGGGAAAGCTCAAGAACTTGGTGGAGTTAATTCTTTGGGATAATGAGTTATCTGGGTCTATTCCGAAAGAGCTTGGGAGTTGCACGAATCTGGAGATTGTAGCACTGTATGCGAACAGCCTTGTGGGTGATATACCTGTGGAGCTCTCTAATCTTCAGCATCTAGGGAGGTTGTACCTTTACAGAAATCAGTTGAACGGGACAATACCAAAGGAGCTCGGAAATCTTTCACTTGCTTTAGAAATtgatttttcagaaaattttctgaCGGGAGAGATACCGGCAGAGTTTGGTAAGATAAAAGGTCTACGGTTACTCTACCTTTTCCAGAATCAGCTTACTGGTGGTATTCCTAAGGAACTATGCAGCTTAAAGGATTTAGCTAAGCTTGACCTCTCCATAAACCACCTCACAGGTCCTATTCCAGATGGATTTCAGTATATGACTGAACTGCTTCAGTTACAGCTCTTCAACAACTCTCTTAGTGGTACTATTCCTCAAGGGCTAGGAGTTTATAGTCGACTTTGGGTGGCTGATTTCTCTGAAAATTCTCTTACCGGGAAAATACCTCGCCATCTTTGCAGGCACTCTAATCTGATTTTGTTGAACCTCGGGTCAAACAGATTAACTGGAAATATACCTGTTGGATTAACAAATTGTGAATCGTTAGTTCAGCTTCATCTGTCTGAAAATCGCCTTACAGGTAGTTTTCCTTCTAATTTATGCCAACTTGTGAATATGTCCACTATTGAACTGGATAGTAATAAATTTAGAGGTCCTATTCCTTCTGAGATTGGGAACTGCAAAGCTTTGCTAAGGCTTCATATCTCAAACAATTACTTTACGTCCACGCTGCCAAAGGAGATCGGTAATCTCTCCAAGTTGGTGACTTTTAATATCTCATCTAATAGGCTAGTGGGGCGAATACCACAAGAAATGGCCAACTGCAGGATGCTCCAAAGACTTGATATCAGCATGAATAGTTTTGTGGATGCTTTGCCAGATATTTTTGGACAGCTAGACCAGTTGGAGCTACTGAAGCTTTCAGAGAACAAGTTTTCAGGAAATATACCGTCTAGCTTGGGAAGTCTCCCTCGATTGACGGAATTGCAGATGGGTGGTAATGAATTTTCTGGTCCTATACCTCCGCAGTTAGGCTCACTTTCTAGCTTACAAATTGCGATGAATCTGAGTTATAACAATCTCTCTGGAGAAATAccacttgaagttggaaaccttGTTTTGCTGGAATACCTCCTGCTTAATAATAATCATTTGACAGGTGAAATTCCACCCACATTCGGAAACTTGTCAAGCTTATTGGGTTTCAATGTTTCATACAATGACCTGACAGGGCCTCTACCTTCCATCCCATTGTTTCAAAACATGGCCACCAACTGTTTTATTGGAAACCAAGGGCTTTGTGGCGGGCTTCTTAATAAAGTGTGTGGTGATTATCAATCTTCTGAGCCTATCCCACCAACTTGGGGAGGATCAGGTGTTCCTCTTGGTAAAATTGTTGGAATAGTTGCAGCCGCTATAAGTGGGGTTTCACTTATTTTAATTGCAGTGCTTCTGTATTATATGAGGAAACGTCCTTCGGAGATACTTACTCCAGTGCAAGATAAATGTTCTTCAGATTCAGACGTGCAATTCTCCCCCAGAAAAGGGTTCAGTTTTCAGGATTTGGTTGACGCTACAAACAGTTTTGATGAAAGTTTTATTATTggaaagggagcttgtggaactgtATACAAAGCAGTTATGCAGTCTGGACAGATAATTGCTGTTAAGAAACTAGCTTCTAACAGAGAGGGGAGCAATGTGGAGAATAGTTTCCGAGCAGAGATTTTAACTCTGGGAAAAGTTAGGCATCGTAATATTGTGAAACTTTTCGGCTTTTGTTACCACCAGGGTTGTAATCTACTTCTTTATGAGTATATGCCTAGAGGCAGTTTGGGTGAATTACTTCATGGTGACTCCTGCGACTTGGATTGGCAGAAGCGTTTCCTAATTGCTCTTGGGGCTGCTCAGGGTTTATCTTATTTACATCACGATTGCAAGCCTCGGATTGTTCACCGGGATATTAAGTCCAACAATATCCTACTTAACGATAAGTTTGAAGCTCATGTTGGTGATTTTGGATTAGCTAAGGTGATCGATATGCCACATTCCAAATCAATGTCTGCAGTTGCCGGATCTTATGGATATATAGCCCCTG AGTACGCATACACAATGAAGGTAACAGAAAAATGTGACATATACAGCTTTGGGGTTGTTTTATTGGAGTTACTGACTGGAAGAATGCCTGTACAACCACTTGATGATGGAGGTGACCTTGTTACATTTGTCAGAAATTATATTCACATCCATTCTTTGAATTCCAGTATACTTGATACACGACTAGGTTTAGAAGACAATATTATTGATCATATGATAATTGTCCTAAAGATTGCTTTACTTTGCACAAATTCATCTCCCTTTGATCGGCCATCAATGCGAGAAGTTGTATTGATGTTGATAGAGTCTGACAGAGAGGGAATTATTGTTGCTTCTCAAGCTCAAGACCTCCCTCAAAAAAAGGATAGTGATACTGGTGTATCATGA